gtaaaaaacacaaacacatcttaATAGTTGATTTGTATTGTCAACAGCTTGGCGTTACACCAGTCAAGGGCGAGATAAGCATCAGCATCTGAAAACAACAGACTGGAGGGATTCACACCAGACGCAAAAAAGCATGGCCGTAGACACGGGAGGATCTGTAAATTAGGAGGAGGCTTGCTGGATATCTCCCAAGAGGCTCTAATCTGTCCCTCTATCATCCATTATCTGTGCTGTGGGGAGGGCTCTCAATCCAAGCACTGCGAAACCACAGGCCGCCCTTGAAATAGCACGTATAAGAGGCTTAAATTACGGTGGGAGCTGAAATAGCCCTGTGGTCGCCGGCGGGGCCGACGCGGAGCCCGTCACCAGAGCATCGCTCTCAGGTTCAGACCACAATTAGAGTCGTTTCTGAGAGGAATGTCACAAAGCAACCAGAAATTATCCCTCCAGTCTCTTTACCCGTTTTTTCCAAATAGCAAAAGAATCTGATGCATCTCTCAAGTAAAAGCCTTGATTTGTTGCATCTCCATGTTGTTGTGCCGATTTGACATGAATTACAGTGTTTTTCGTCTACTGTAGCTATTTTAAATGGATACATTACCTCAAAAATGAAGTTGTGTCATAATTTACTTTCCCTCATGTTTTGTTCCTACAATGAAAGTCTATTCCATCAAATCTTAGAAGATCCAAAAAGAGTCATAAtgatacgggacgcctacgtgtACTTCACTATATTAGTCCTGCTAAGTCGTAGCTAAGATGATTTAAATGGTCTACAACACTTGAACATTCACATAAAATTATGGCTTAATGTTAAAACCCTTATGTTGTTCTCCACCTGTATACAGACCCCAAACCGAGCCCAGTTCAAACGGGTGAGTATGCGGGTGTACAAACGATACTTTCAGAAAGGCAGAGGCGGTGCAAACGACTCACCCAGAGCTGTTGCACTTCTCCGAAGGATTTGTGTCTGAGACAAACAGCTTGGCTTAGATATGCATCTACGTCTTCCAGGGAAAGCTGTCTCGCCTAGATCCAGGAGCAAACGGTGGTTTTTATTCCACATGCAAGCTGTGACAATCACACTCATGTATACACAACAAGCATCAAGTGTCACCACACACACATCTGTACACAATGCAAGGGTATGCCAGTTGTCTGATAAGGACTACACACTATAAACAGTGTTGAAGAGACACTGCAATGAGGCCAGATCATTAATAAATAAAGGCTAACAGAGCATACGTGGTGCGAATGGACCTGAACAAAGCCATTTGTTTACATTCAAGTGAAAACCTCAGTGGTCCGTGGGATCAACGATGAAAAGTTAAACAAACCTGAATGGCGATGTAGGTTACCAGACAAATCACAGCAATCAAAGGGCTGTCAAAGGACTTCAGCTCTTCAGTAAACTCATACAGGTCAAAGACATCCAGGAGTGTTGATGTCTGAACTGCTTTCACCTCTGGGTCCGTCCTAAACCACAGAGCCATCAGATCAGGGGACCCTTCTGTTGATCAACGAAAACCACAAGTTCAACTTGTATGAGAgtaaattaaagggacagttcacccaaaaaatgaaaatttgctgttcatttacccaccctcaggccatccgagatgtaagagacttttttttttcagtagaacagtaaagaagatcTTTAGCTGAAAATTTGCTTCTTTGTGATTCATAATATGCAAGTCGctttttaaaggtcccgttcttcatgatcccatgatttaaactttagttagtgtgtaatgttgttgttagagtataaataatatctgtaaaattctgaagctcaaagttcaatgtcaagcgagatattttatttaacagaatttgcctacatcgaacgacccgtttggactacacccctctagttcctgcagtaattacgtcactaaaacagttttttgactaacctccacccacatgaatacacaaaaaaggggtcgtggtcttgttgcgctccgacagagaagaaagaagagctgcgtttgtgtttgccatgtcgttgaaactctgttattttcatctcagagtccgatcacctttgtttgggcttcccagggatgctgtacttggagattaatggttacaatttatgtttaactctgttccgaaaattataatccacatgtaaaactatgtgcagcacattttgctgaggacagcttcctcaatctcaatcagtttaatgccagattcgcacaaagattattattgaaagatggagcagttccctctttgtctggagaaggcgttgtttatggaccacaaccggtaacatgttatattgcacactgtaaacactatcaaagcttaaaaaaagcacgaagaacgggacctttaagaattaaaaaatgcatgttaAGGAACACAAAATTAATACCTGTGGCTCCTGATGGTATAATGAGGTGCTGTGAAGcaaaatgatcagtctgtgcaagaaactgaacatcatCTACAATATTATTACCTGCAATCCGGAGCCTCAGATAAACAGTCCGAGTGATGttcggttcacgaacgaatcattcttttgaaccgGTTCTTTTTGGTGAACTAGTTAAACCTCTTGAATGAAgtggtaaaaataattttttttttttttctcattgtaagGTGAGCTTAGAAAGAAAAACGTATGCACTTTAAATGCTTTAGACATGGAAAACATCCACGTTTCATGAGAACTGAACCAGTTCATTAAATGAACGGTCCAGAAGTACCAGTTCACGGAAAATAATCAGATTTCCCCATTGTCTGAGGCTGTGAGTtgcaatgttgtaaataatgttcagtttcttgcacagaccaaaaGTTTCGCATCTTAAGACatcaatatatcatcaggagccatGGGTATTCATTTTGTGTCTCTtgataattatcttttttttctttcttttccgaAGATAGGTAGCCCCTggcttgcattttatgaatcaccaaggatcACGGTTTCACAACAAAAAAACCTTCATTACTGTTCTACTCAAGAAGAAAAAATCACCTACCCCTCAATGGCCCTCAAAGggtgaaaaaaaattaacagttaattgtaatttttgggtgaactatctctttaaagatTGGATAACTGGACAGTTATAATAAAAGGATATGATCTTATAATAATTTGTGGTTACTAAATAATGGTTTTAAATCATTTATGGAGATTGCACTCACAAATATAGctaataaatatataactttatatttacTTCTCTGTCTTTCGCAGGCTCATACATATGTTTCAGAATCCCCTAATATTCGTATTGGATGCTCTGTAATGCAGTGATGAAATATGCAATGCAGCAAAATGCACTGAACAAACCATATGGCCTTTTTTCTATTTATCACAAAGCATGCAATCATGCTTTTCAAGGAAATACAAAAGAGCAAACGAAGAGAATTATGTACACCAACAACAGCACATAGATCTCTTGAGATTATCAGAGGATTATTTAAGGCTGCAATCCACTGcatcacttttaaaataaaaacagatgctATACACTTTCGAGCAAATATGTAGAACACAACTTCTCAGTGACATACTTCGATTATTAAGGGGTTTTGGAGTGACCCTGGTTGGCTCCATAAGTGGATTTCCTGGAAAGACGAACCATTCTTTGACGGACACAGTCTGACCAGAACAATCTAGAAAACAGAGAGAGGTTTATACGAACTGAGAGCAACAATGGCAAAAAAAAGTGGCACAGAAAGGGCATTTGTGTAATAGGTTTGAATGTTATGAAATAATTTGACTGACAGAGCCTTTCCAAAATTACAGTTTAGTGTCGACTGTTGGAAATCTGATATGTTTTGTCCCCTTTGGTCTGGCTCTTCTTTTCAACAGCACGTTCACCACATATTTGCCCACACCACAAATATTGGACAGAAACAAAACAATTCCCAGAATACTACAAAGCAATGGAGATGTATTTTCTGTTAACGGCACAGTAAGAGGACAACCTATATTTCTATACCTCAACTAAATGCCTATGTTAAggcattaacataaaaaaaataattttatccaAAGATCACTTTATAAAAAACTGCAGCATAGATTTCTTCCAAAATGCAACTGACAAAAATACATCACACTTCACTTAACTACATCTtctgaccaataaaaaaaaaaaaaaagtataattattaAGAAATTTATAGCCAATTAAATATTTAGTAGTTTTATCGAACATGGAAATTTCCATGACTTCTAAAGATTTTTACTGATTATGTCAAGCTCAGAAAACTacgttatattatatatttcctcAGGTTTTTCCACGACCGTGtgagtcagtgttattttagtattacataCCGTATACCAtgatagtatttattcatattttgaattagctttgttatattttcattttttattttaattagagttttttttgtgtgttatttgcctttttttagcattattaaatTAACTCTTATTTTCTTAAGTTGaagtaattttagtatttcaactttctaatttccataaaaatattttttataaattagcaTCGCACACCTGTAGGTCATAGATAGGTGCGCAAAAAGACTGATATAGTCAAAGtatgagaaaacaagaaaatcCCGCACACTATCAacttgcaaaacaataaaaatattttaaattaaatgtaaatctttttaacaaacaaaaagtcaTCTAATACTTATGTATTATTATAGCTCTATTTCAATTAACAATTTTAGGCTGCATTTACgctgcaggtcttgatgcccaaatccGATTTTCTGACTATATCCAAATTTTTTGACAACCCGCTTATGTCATCTTTCAAAAGTGACCCgtatccgatttttgcatttacactatacactgctgaaactaccaaacgtagacGTTCTGACATGGAAAGGGAAGTAAAACAGCacgaaatacaatggatgcagatgcaaataaaattatatatatattttgctttccacaatattttgaaaagtcaacaacagaaaaaaataaatcagcaaaACATTGGTCTCGTATGGCAGAGAAAAAAAGGAGGGCCCTTTATTTCTGTAACAACCCTGCATTTTTGCATGCACTGTCTCTTCACCCCAAAAACTTAATAGACATGAAACCTCCGCATTGCTCAACTGCGTGTATCCTTCGTCCTCCATCGCGCCTATAATAAGTCATGTGATGTGATCTCAGTTGGTGGTGTCCACCTGAGCTGACAACACTTTTTTAATGACCTACGACTCGCATTTACTGGGGAATATccgatttgtctgcttacatggcacacACAAATGCACGTATCTGATTCATATccgatttattaccacatatgaatAAGGCCTGAATCTGATCTGAGAAAATCGAATCCATTCGGTTTTTTCCTGCTTACATTACGGAtttgggtcacttgaaccatgcagtgtaaatggggccttAGTTAACAACAAACACTGCTGGGAActatttgtaatgttattttgCAGGTTCATACTTGAGAAATCGACAGTTTACTGTATTATGTTATTAAAAATGCTCTTCTTCATTTAGTTGGCTTCCTCTCAGTTGCATACAAGTCACAACGTAACAGAAAAGCATTATATAacaatacattttccataaaTTCTGAGTAAACACCGAAAGGGGACGCACCTGGCTGCACTGGCAGTAAAAGGCCGTAGATTCGTTCTCGCACAGGCAGATATAAGACGGCCTGCGGTGGTAACTCCACCTCATCCTCATCTTCCAACGTGTTACTGCACTCCACGACTCCATCATATAACACGTTATAGAGCAGGAAACACTCTGCCCGTGTGTGCTTTTCTAGCGCCGCCTGAAACATGGAAACACTTAGTAAGAGAAAGCCATGTTACTTCTGCTAGCAAAAAGTCGGAGTTAAAGTGTACcttgtatattttattaagcatttttaaaAGCCAAATTATATTACCAGCATTTAAAGTTCTAAATGTTATGCACTTAATATATACCATGCAATTCAAAATGAGAAAACTTTGTTTAATTGcatgtttaaattagattttaagtcCCAAATagtgcattgtttttattttcacctGTAATATGTCACCTGGAACAAACTCGCCCATCAAACACACAGACTCAGGAACGGGACGGCTGCTTTCTAACCAAGGGGAAGTTTGGCCTGGAAGTAAATACATTGCTATGCCTTTTTCTAAAGCTTCTTTCTCTTCTTCAACTAACGACAGTGAGGAAAGACCTAATGCTGGATGATGAACGTTAATGAAGTCTGCAACAGCGTAGACCTTGTCTCCCTGAACTTGCCTGTGTTTCTTTCGAAATGACTCCAAAGCGCTGTTGCGGAGACGCTGCATTTGCTGTTCAGACACCACGTCATTACCTAACAGACAGGCCAAGAGAGGAAGGTCTGTCATATGAAGCTTCAAAACGCGGCACAGCCGCTCTCTGGAGAACAGCACTGTTGTCATGTTGGTCAAACTGAGCTTATTGATGGACAGGTATGGAACCGTGTTGTAGATAACAAAGTCTGTGTCTTGACCGAGGATGCCCATGCAGTCGTGAGACAAAGCGTAGTCGGAAATCTCATAATCTCCTTCGCGAACAGAGCACCGTGTTTCCTGGCCGAGGCTTTTGAGGGCAAATCTGGAGAAGGTTGCGAGTCCGGAGGGAAGGCAGAAAAGGTCTCTGCTGTCCGGCTGCTGACCGTGAGTCTTAATGTGCTGAAATATTCTCGCGATGTCTTGGTTGACTCTCAGGCGCCTCTTCACCCACTCTGGCCGCTTTTGATCCTCGACCGTTCCGTCGAAGAAAAAGACTAAGCCTATGCCTGCAGCCGTGAACGCATCCACGAACTCTTGAAGGATGTGCATGTACTCTTGCCACTGACCGCCATGGACCCAAGCTTGACAGCGATACCAGTATCTTAAACAGGCCATTCCGTCCACTACTACTGTGGCGGCTCTGTCCGGATGGGCTTTGACATGATCCACTGCCATCTGTTTCAGATCCACTGGCACACACGTGTCTGCGCAGCACGTCTCCATGAAGTACTGTAAGCCCTTCACACCCATCTTAAGCTGAATGAAAGCTCATCCGCAGCTTCATGCACCTAAAACCAAACATAAAAGTGCATACATGAATGGTAATGCCCCATTTTCTCTTgattaaaattatgattttgtaaAATCTCAATGCATCTGTCAACTCAATAATGCATACAACTTAAATTAtacactgaaatgtaaaaaaaaaaatcatattcccatggtctttttttttttatctgaaataaatgtattttatttaaggatgtttagataacaaaaatactgaggaaggtgctactttttttttttttttcagtgcatgcaacatttaatgccctGATTAGGAATTTATGattttctgctctgatttaaaGCCTTTTGAAAGCATTATATTGTGGAATGgcgaattaaaacattttaagaatcACTGTTTACTTCTCACTGTTATTTATGAACGaatgcatgcatgaatgaataagtGACCCAACATTCTTTTTACTGACTTATGATATGCATCATTTATCACTTTAACACTTTTAGTCAGCCACAATTTAGACTATACATAAATGGTTTGAAACCATCCTGTAATGTCtaagcattcattcatttaatgctaataatgctaaataaTGCTAGATTtgccaatatataaataaattgaaatgttcCCGCTATATTCATGTTTTAAGCTGTAAATAATTATCTTTTATATACAGTTTATTCTAACGCATTACAATAGTTTCTCCTCCTGAAAAACACCGGATAATATGAATGCATGTTTCTGAGAGACCCTTTACTGTGTCCACCTGTGTGTGAGGATATGGAGCACTAGTGTCCTTTATCACTTAATGTCACAGATATTAAACCCAGTGCtgctaatgaaacaaaaactGACTCACTATTCGGAGGAATGCAGGCAAGAATACTCAACTTAATGAGCTTTAAACGGTCTCTCGCTCAATGCTGCATGACTGCTACAGCAGCAGAACCGCTAGTGTTTACAATGTTGCGCTCACTTCCTGTTCCGGCGCGACAATCTCACCAGCCAATCAGCGTGTTCctttacagtgattttaaattgaaaaacaaGACAACGTGTCCAcagctgaaatatatatttgaaataatttaagaCATGCTCTGGTCGAtaacaaatctgaaaaaaaaaatatttttatatataaattaaaaaattaaaaattaaatgtatgcatttagcagacgcttttatccatatatattactataatgacatttaaaaacacGAGTCACGATTGAACTGATACGATGCTAAATTAAGAAAAAGGATTTCACAAAGTAGTTTTGTAGTTTCAAAAACTgatagagaaaaaaaaggtataataataaaattgtcttCTGTGATAGATACAGCTCGATGCGTTTAAGTTTTtcacatttcaattatttaaccTTTGAATCATAGTTGCATGATATAAATAACAGATGTGTTGTTACATTTGGCAGACGCCGGATTCCAGTGTAGCACAAGGTTTGGGTCAATTATTGATTTTCTTCCTCTTTGAACCAAAGTTTCTCACATAAACAATACCACCCCAGGGGAAAGGGGCAGATGTTCCCTAAAGGATGATGGCACGCGACAGTCCTCGAGCCTGTTGAAGAATTCACTCACCCCTCctgctctatctctctctctctctctctctctctctctaacacacacgcgcgcgcgctcTAGTAGCATATACTCGAAACTCTATCATGACTCTAAATCAAACAGCTCGTGTGCATTAATATAGTCGATGGAGAATCAGTTTCGATAAAACTTAAGTAACTTCGTAAATCCGGGGCAATCTATTTCGCTgtaggttttattgttttttcttgCATTTGTTGCTGTTTTTCCATAATGAGTGCGCCACCCGAGCCACGCGACACATCCTTTGTTATTTTAATCAGTGCAAGTTCTTGCTGCGTCATGAATGATGGCGAACCTACTCTTACTATAGTGCATTGTTCGTTTCCCGAACACAGAATAAGCTTTAAACGCATTCGCATGCACGATGCCACAACACTTTGATCGCCTGTTGCGTATACAGGAATGCGCGTTCATCTCATTCAGAAACATTCGCGCTCCACTTCATTTGAGCGATCGATTGGCAGACACTCTCCCACAAGCCGTTACCGCGGTCGTTACTGCCTGTGTTCCCACGGCCACTTAGTGCAGCTTCCCTCACCATATGGCCCAGCAGCGGCATTCATGCGCTCATGCTTCCAGTCTCATTTGGAGAAGCCTGCGTGTGCGCGGCTGCGCGCGGCCCAGAGAGGCAGTGGAGACATGCAGTTGCGATGTGAAAAAACGCCATTTGGTTGGGAGCAGATGGTTGGCTTGGGGGGCTGTCCGCGTCTTCAGAGAGAGTCCCCGAGGGCTCCCCTTGTATTCAGAATCAATGAAAATTAAGCGCAAAGAAAGATGAAGAGTCAGACCTCGAGTCCCGGCTTTGTTCGTCGCGGCTGCTGGTGGGCAGGAGTTAAAGTACAACAGCCCCCTATAGAAACACTTAAGTTAAACAGTCTCCCCATAGTCCACCTTCAGAAAAGAGGAGGAATGCGAGAAAGGAGCTTTCTGCTTGATTTAACCAGGACAGAATCGCGTGGCATAAATTATGCTTGAAAAGAATAAGCGAAGTGGGCATAAATCTGAGGGTTTTCAACCTGCTTTTCAAGTGATGCTTTGCTGGGGTAATCGGGAAATGTGTGCAACGTCAGGCCAAAGAGTTATGGATAAAAGTATGATGATAGCTGGGTGACACGGTTTCGCTCTTATTTACGGCCAGCGGTTCAATAACTAACTCTGGAGTGTGTGACACCTGTCGCATTGCATCTTATTGCAAATTCATGTTTTTGCTTAGGAAACGCATTAgataaaaaaagttgtatttatgtACACTTAAACTAAGAATGTATAGCTTTCTAAACGTTTAACATCCAATGCATAAACCTATTGCGCGTAACTGTGTCACTGATGCACCATTGTTGCATTCCTCTGGAGCGCTTTTAATTAACGCGCTAATGAAGACCACCCTCGCGCATCCACACAAACAAACGCTCGCGAGACGGAGCGAAAAGAGCGAGAGCTCGAGTCACTTAACAATATGAACGATTAAAAGAACACATCGGAAACTTCCTCGTCAAATTAAACGCAAAATAATTGATAAAACACCAAAACAACAGAAGCTGCGAGGTACTTTAGTCAGGGATGACATGTAGAGAGAGAGGGGAGCTCTTTCTCCCCGCGACATTGTGAGGGGAGCAGGTGCTGTGGGAATTACCATACAGCTGAAAGcgcacagaaagaaaaaaaaccttcttcTCCCCTCACACAATAACAAAGTGCCTTAATGACAGCCACGcgaacgacacacacacaccagttcaGCGTTTACAATCCAGCTTAGAGACGCAAACTCCAAACTCACAGAGTCACCAAAACTCAAACCACTGAAATGAGCTGTTGTGAAAAACCCAAAGGATATGCGCGTTCACTTTACATGACCTAAATATGTGAGGTCCTCACTTTTGAAACGGTCAGAACAAATATGGACGGTAGTAAAATGCCACGGTTAACTGTAATATAATACCTATGATCTTTTAAGatgtaatgtaattttactgtaaaatgttctAAAATGCGTTAGAAGCAGAGATTAATTATAAAACTGTGGTAAAAACTGACTGAAAATGAGTTTTTGTCATTCTACTTTGCATCTAGGCTGTTTACAACATTTCGTGTCTAGTTGTTAGCATATTTTACAGTGATCAACCTTTTAAAAGAGCAAATATGTTTGCATTAATATTATAGAATGACTTTTAACCTTCTAATTTAGTACAAATTAAATAATCCTATAAAGGAAAAGTTTGTACTGCAAAACCCCATGTGAGCACAAACGCACAGTTTTCATGTTTAAGCTCAGAAGACCACAAACCCCGCTTCTGTCCCGTTATCAGGAACGCGACATTCCTGCAATGTGTGATGTAATCTGGTTTAATGTCAGAGTGGGATGTACAGGATTCTCGAGGTTGCTTATTTTCCTGTatgtaaattagattttttttttttttttttactctctctctcccactttggCAAAGAGTTGCACATTTTACAGCTCAGTGACCATTTGCccattttttctttcttgggGGGATTGGGGGTGGTGTAGATTGAAAAGTGCCCCTTTGTGACAACCAGAGCCAGATTGGGGAGTAGCTCATTTGCATCTCATTACCCTAGCAGTCGCTGCCTGTATATAGCCGGCTGCAGGAGGACTGGGACATTAAACACGCACAATCCAGTCAGTCTCTCACATTGAAACAAGAGCACGGGAGGAAAGCTAGGATCATCTCTACGCCAATCGTATAACcggaaaataagaaaataacccTGCGCCTGGGTTTACTGCATTTGTTTCGGCTTCCTTAACTATCTACAAGTGGACTGCAAACTTTTGAGAACTTGGAGTAATCGCGTTCTGAGGGAATTTCCTGTTCGTCCCCCTTTTGCGCATCGGGCTTTCCTCTTTATATTCGTATTTGGGATTTAATTGCTTGATTTTATTTGGGCTTGCATGAGCAGATAAAGTGAAAGCAACCGAGCATCAAGCAGAGCTGCCTCCCACTGAGTGGAGAACTTCGGGTCTCAATGATTTATTGAGACACGGTCTCATACAGCAGCTCGGCCAGTGGACGCTCCACAGCAGTTCAGAACCGCTCCACCATGGGACGACTTATGATAACTGCTTTGCTTTGTGTCATAATAAGTCAGGTAATTAAAATTGGCATCTGTTTTACAATACGTGAGCAAATGATCTCACAGTGGATGGCATCTTGTAGTAGTCTAATGAATCCGATTTCAATTCCTTTTCAGGGGTATTGTTCTGGGGTTTTCGAGTTAAAGTTGCAGGAGTTTCTGAACAAGAAAGGGGTGTCAGGCAACGCGAACTGCTGTAAAGGATCCGCGTCAGATACTCAGCAGTGTGAATGCAAAACCTTTTTTAGGATTTGCCTGAAACACTACCAAGCCAATGTGTCTCCAGATCCTCCATGCACCTACGGTGGCGCAGTTACTCCAGTGCTCGGATCAAACTCCTTCCAAGTTCCCGAGAGCTTCCCTGACAGCTCCTTCACCAACCCCATCCAGTTCCCATTTGGGTTCACATGGCCGGTGAGTAGTAGCTAGttactttcttctttttcttaacttaacttttcttttctttttttttttttgcattatactTTCTATCTGGAAAATGCGTCCGTTTTAACGTGGTTTATAGTAGCTATAGACTATGTGACATACAAATCCACAATAATGACGCATAAGGACTCAGGATGTGGGTATTTAGTGGCGTTTGTGGGGTGGGAAAAGGCACATTCCCTGGGTTGGAATATAATTGTCAGCTCAGTGTGAAATTCCGAAACCTTTCATTTTGCTGCAATAAGTAAGTGTGAAATCGGAGAAATGAGGCTTGAATCCCCAGTGCGATCACACCTCAAGCCATTCACATCTTCCGTTGCATGTAAAACAGCATGAGGTGTGGAGGAATGCGCTCCTGCTCTAATTTTGtcgatttttctttctttctttttcagggAACTTTTTCGCTGATCATCGAAGCGTTGCACACCGATTCCAACGATGATCTGTCCACAGGTAAGACGATGCATTCAATAGGAAAGAATGTTTTAAGCAATCATCGTGGAGCAATAAGATAACGCTGAAATTAAAACGTCCACAGAAAACCCAGAGCGTCTCATCAGTCGCATGTCCACCCAGAGGCACCTCACAGTGGGAGAGCAATGGTCCCAGGATCAACAGGTTGGTGGGAGGACAGAGCTGAAGTACTCCTACAGATTCGTTTGTGATGAGCACTACTACGGCGAGGGCTGCTCGGTCTTCTGCCGCCCCCGAGACGACACTTTCGGCCACTTCACCTGCGGTGAGCGCGGAGAAATTATCTGCAACTCTGGATGGAAAGGACAGTACTGCACAGAATGTGAGTATAAAGGATATCTGTGACCctagagcacaaaaccagtcataagttgcACGggaatatttgtagcaatagccaaaaatagcttacatgggtcaaaatgatcgatttttctttcaCGCCAAAAATAATAAGTATATTaagaaaagatcatgttcaattaccgtaaatatataaaaacgtaatttgttcgctaaggacttcatttggacaactttaaaggagattttctcaatatttaaatttttttttttgcaccctcagattcaaatagttgtatctattgtcctaacaaaccatacatacatcaatgtaaagcttatttattcatctttcagatgatgtatacatctcaattgtcccttatgactggttttgaggTCCAGGGCCACATTTagcatgatttttgtgtgcatttgaaaGCTGCTAGTGCGCATGTTTCGGTATTTcgcagaaaaacaacaacaacaaacttcg
This window of the Carassius gibelio isolate Cgi1373 ecotype wild population from Czech Republic chromosome B13, carGib1.2-hapl.c, whole genome shotgun sequence genome carries:
- the fam120b gene encoding constitutive coactivator of peroxisome proliferator-activated receptor gamma — its product is MGVKGLQYFMETCCADTCVPVDLKQMAVDHVKAHPDRAATVVVDGMACLRYWYRCQAWVHGGQWQEYMHILQEFVDAFTAAGIGLVFFFDGTVEDQKRPEWVKRRLRVNQDIARIFQHIKTHGQQPDSRDLFCLPSGLATFSRFALKSLGQETRCSVREGDYEISDYALSHDCMGILGQDTDFVIYNTVPYLSINKLSLTNMTTVLFSRERLCRVLKLHMTDLPLLACLLGNDVVSEQQMQRLRNSALESFRKKHRQVQGDKVYAVADFINVHHPALGLSSLSLVEEEKEALEKGIAMYLLPGQTSPWLESSRPVPESVCLMGEFVPGDILQAALEKHTRAECFLLYNVLYDGVVECSNTLEDEDEVELPPQAVLYLPVRERIYGLLLPVQPDCSGQTVSVKEWFVFPGNPLMEPTRVTPKPLNNRKGSPDLMALWFRTDPEVKAVQTSTLLDVFDLYEFTEELKSFDSPLIAVICLVTYIAIQARQLSLEDVDAYLSQAVCLRHKSFGEVQQLWTPFVDPRAVQLGSLFVRGLTYLIAANSACGFPFPMGELMPWKTFDGLLFHSKYLQAHSGCPKEELLEGNSSGMSLFMSVRELVLEACRRRGVPIHSRPRRLQHGDARPVEADDLHRERGHQLHPSTRQEFRQQPRASAHYQHGYRPRHPKRGRYHLAPRWPRSQN